In one window of Bemisia tabaci chromosome 4, PGI_BMITA_v3 DNA:
- the LOC109031569 gene encoding uncharacterized protein isoform X2, with protein MSGRRSSSGSLHSENNDYLVSVLDRPPPYAPTTDAKVSLDDNSHIPSAPSYGFAPDSNMESKATGQYYNERLNNTVTAPGAEPPPPYDSHNKAKGSGNKQEKSCARRTATYAGAALALFGFLMCICLVAFFPMTMGFDNTFEESHDKAAKMFAIFGLGMVCCVFGCIIAACGSGTRYPTRRIIIVRGDDDSV; from the exons ATGAGTGGACGTAGAAGTAGCAGCGGCAGTCTGCACAGTGAGAATAACGATTATTTGGTGTCTGTATTGGACCGTCCACCTCCCTATG cACCCACCACAGATGCCAAAGTAAGTCTCGATGATAACAGCCACATACCGTCAGCACCATCATACG GTTTTGCGCCCGATTCGAACATGGAATCCAAAGCCACCGGCCAATACTACAACGAAAGACTGAACAATACAGTGACTGCTCCAGGTGCAGAGCCTCCACCTCCTTACG ACTCACACAATAAAGCAAAAGGCAGCGGAAACAAACAGGAAAAGTCTTGCGCTCGACGCACGGCAACTTACGCAGGAGCAGCCCTCGCG CTGTTTGGATTCTTAATGTGCATCTGTTTGGTGGCGTTTTTCCCGATGACTATGGGTTTCGACAACACGTTCGAAGAAA GTCATGATAAAGCTGCAAAAATGTTCGCGATTTTCGGTTTGGGAATGGTGTGCTGCGTTTTTGGTTGTATTATAGCAGCGTGCGGAAGCGGG aCACGATATCCCACGAGAAGGATAATCATAGTCCGTGGCGACGACGATTCAGTATGA
- the LOC109031570 gene encoding histone H2A translates to MAPKTDCGCPMSPGTSKRGAAKGKKKVSASTRAGLILPVGRIGGLLHRGHYAHRTSQKAPVAMAAVLEYLAFEILDLAAAQNCMRKRITPRDILLGIRNDLELDELFTSCKDSTIREGGVVPGLIMPYERPKPKRVVKKKQKKRKKKKSERSDMDTSGRSAQCAPTPPPDC, encoded by the coding sequence ATGGCACCGAAAACTGATTGTGGCTGTCCCATGTCTCCTGGCACCTCCAAGCGCGGCGCCGCTAAGGGTAAGAAGAAAGTCTCGGCCTCAACGCGCGCGGGGTTAATCCTCCCCGTGGGTCGCATCGGAGGGCTGCTTCACCGAGGGCACTATGCCCACCGCACCAGCCAAAAGGCCCCCGTGGCCATGGCAGCCGTCCTCGAATACCTGGCCTTCGAGATCCTCGACCTGGCCGCTGCCCAGAATTGCATGAGGAAACGCATCACCCCGCGAGATATCCTCTTGGGCATCCGCAACGATTTGGAGCTGGACGAGTTGTTCACCAGCTGCAAGGATTCCACGATCCGGGAAGGTGGAGTCGTGCCAGGGTTGATCATGCCCTACGAACGGCCCAAGCCCAAGAGGGTGGtcaagaagaagcagaagaaaaggaagaagaagaagtccGAACGCTCTGACATGGACACTAGTGGCAGAAGTGCTCAGTGCGCCCCCACCCCACCGCCCGACTGTTGA
- the LOC109031556 gene encoding facilitated trehalose transporter Tret1-2 homolog, protein MSSSNGRVAGVDAPLACLMDDTKEKLVVGPPHAQIKVAELTKSTPEIRRKKGSSLRQIGAAVFANLGTINTGLVFGFSAVALPQLTRPDSEIPIDENQASWLASMSSVSTPCGCILSGYLMDLIGRRRTLIVTEIPLIIGWILIGMAPNIWWMYVGRLLVGLGVGMVGAPSRVYTAEATQPHLRGILAALASVHVSLGVMIEYILGYYFSWSSMAFLNTLVPIGSLGACLLLPDSPAWLLSRGRFEDSKRSLQRLRGATCDVEHEMGMLVAFAQTNATGSPGSAKQTLRAILHPSARKPFLILMVYFAIYQFCGINPLTFYAVEVFQHSGSDWDKNVATIILGVVRLVFTIVGCLLMRRVGRRPLTFLSSIGCGVPMLGLGYYMWLKDDWISNGVTPKYQWFPVLNIFAFMAFSSIGYLVVPWVMIGEVFPAKVRGIIGGLTTCGSHFMVFVAVKSYPLMQKMLTEAGSYVFYGVISLLGTVYFYACLPETKGRSLQEIEDFFSGRRESLAPDAKRRIVNNNNNRPTILKPQKGKILP, encoded by the exons CTCGAGCAATGGGAGGGTGGCGGGAGTGGACGCTCCACTCGCGTGTCTCATGGACGACACGAAAGAGAAGCTCGTCGTCGGGCCGCCCCACGCCCAGATCAAGGTAGCCGAACTCACAAAATCCACCCCGGAGATTCGACGTAAGAAAGGCAGCTCCCTAAGGCAG ATAGGCGCAGCTGTCTTCGCTAACCTAGGAACAATAAATACGGGCTTGGTTTTTGGATTCTCAGCTGTAGCACTGCCCCAGCTAACGAGGCCTGACAGCGAAATCCCCATCGACGAAAATCAAGCTTCATGGCTAG CGAGTATGTCCTCGGTGAGCACGCCGTGCGGGTGCATCCTAAGCGGTTACCTGATGGACCTGATCGGGCGTCGGCGGACGCTGATCGTAACCGAGATTCCCCTGATCATCGGCTGGATCCTCATCGGAATGGCGCCCAATATCTGGTGGATGTACGTCGGACGACTCCTGGTCGGCCTCGGGGTCGGCATGGTCGGAGCCCCCTCTAGGGTCTACACAGCCGAAGCCACCCAACCCCACCTCAGGGGCATCCTCGCTGCCCTCGCCTCCGTCCATGTGTCCTTAG GGGTGATGATCGAGTACATCCTGGGCTACTACTTCTCGTGGTCGTCGATGGCGTTCCTGAACACGCTGGTGCCGATCGGGAGCCTGGGCGCGTGCCTGCTGCTGCCGGACTCGCCGGCGTGGCTCCTGTCGCGGGGCCGCTTCGAGGACAGCAAGCGCTCCCTCCAGCGGCTCCGGGGCGCCACCTGCGACGTCGAGCACGAGATGGGCATGCTCGTCGCCTTCGCCCAGACCAACGCCACCGGCTCCCCCGGCTCCGCCAAGCAGACCCTCCGCGCCATCCTCCACCCCTCCGCCCGCAAGCCCTTCCTCATCCTCATGGTCTACTTCGCCATCTACCAGTTCTGCGGCATCAACCCCCTCACCTTCTACGCCGTTGAAGTTTTCCAG CATTCCGGCAGTGATTGGGACAAGAACGTTGCAACCATAATTCTAGGCGTAGTTCGATTAGTATTTACAATCGTTGGATGCCTCCTGATGAGGCGAGTTGGACGACGGCCGCTTACattcctttcga GTATTGGGTGCGGAGTGCCTATGTTAGGGCTTGGCTACTACATGTGGCTCAAAGATGACTGGATAAGTAACGGTGTCACCCCGAAATACCAGTGGTTCCCGGTGCTCAACATATTCGCCTTCATGGCTTTCTCCAGTATTGGGTACCTCGTCGTTCCGTGGGTCATGATTGGAGAAGTTTTCCCGGCAAAG GTTCGAGGAATCATCGGTGGTCTAACTACGTGCGGTTCCCACTTCATGGTGTTCGTGGCGGTCAAGTCCTACCCGCTGATGCAGAAGATGCTCACTGAGGCTGGCTCTTACGTCTTCTACGGTGTCATCTCCTTACTGGGCACCGTCTACTTCTACGCCTGCCTCCCGGAGACCAAGGGTCGCTCCCTCCAGGAGATTGAAGACTTTTTCTCCGGGCGCAGGGAGTCCCTCGCCCCTGATGCCAAACGCCGCATCGTCAACAACAATAACAATCGACCTACCATCCTCAAGCCCCAGAAAGGCAAGATCTTGCCCTGA